The genomic window AGACGGGCAAGGCCGACGGGAACACGCCGGTGGCCGACGACAAGGGCGTGGCGCGGCACGACGAGAAACACGGCAAGGGGCGCGCGGAGAAGGCGCTGCTCGGGCGGCGCATGGGGCGCAGGCAGGTCGCGGTCGACACGAATTGCCCCGACCTCGCGCCGGGGATGATCTTCAACATCGGCCACCACCCGCACCCCGAGATCGGCGAGGGCGCGGATCTGCTCGTCGTCGATCTGCGCATCGAGGGCTCGCCGCAGGACGAGTGGAGCATCTCGGCGCGCAGCGTGTACACGGACGTGGTGTACCGGCCGCCGATGCGGACGCCGAAGCCGAAGCTCAACAACGTGCAGAGCGCGACGGTGGTCGGCCCGCCGGGGCAGGAGATCCACGTCGACGAGTTCGGCCGCGTGCGCGTGCAGTTCCCCTGGGATCGCGAGGGCACGTTCGACGACAACAGCTCCTGCTGGATCCGCGTGAGTCAGGGCTGGGCGGGCACGGGTTACGGCATGATCGTGATCCCGCGCATCGGGCAGGAGGTGCTCGTCGGCTTCCTCGACGGCGACCCGGATCATCCGATCATCACGGGCCGCGTCTTCAACGCGACGCAGGTCGTGCCTTACGAGCTGCCCAAGTACAAGACGCGCAGCACGTGGAAGAGCAACTCGTCGCTCGGCGGCAATGGCTTCAACGAGATCATGTTCGAGGATCTCAAGACGCGCGAGCTCGTCTGGATGCAGGCGGAGAAGAACCTGCGCAAGTACGTCAAGAACGACGAGATCATCACGATCGGGCACGACCGGCACAAGTACGTGGTGCGCCACGAGATCGAGTCGGTGAGCGGGACACGCGTGGAGGTGACGAGCGTCGACCGCATCGAGATCACCGACAAGGACCGGACGCTCTACGTGGGCGGCGGGAGCCTGAAGCTCGTGAACGGCGACGAGCACGAGATCACGGACGGCAACATGAAGCTGCTCGTGCAGAAGGATCAGGACATCGTGGTCCGGCAGATGCGGCGCGAGCGAGTCGAGAAGGACTCGAGCCTGCACGTGATGGGCAACCGCAACGAGCGCGTCGACGGGACGCTGTCGCTCACGGTCGACAAGAACCACTACGAGAAGGTGGTGAAGAACGCGGCGCTCGAGGTCGCGAAGGAGATCCACCTCAAGGCGGGCTCGTCGATCGTGATCGAGGCGGCGAAGGATCTGACGCTGAAGGGCCCCGGCGGGTTCGTCCGCATCGACGCGAAGGGCGTGACGATCAAGGGCAACCTCGTGCGGATCAACAGCGGCGGCAGCGCCGGGACGGGCTCGGGCGCGAAGCCCATCGTGCCGGACGAGGCGAAGCTCGCGGTGGTGGACGAGCCGGAGCGGCCGAGGCCGATCGATCTGCGGGTCGAGGGGATCGGGCAATAAAAAGGGGAACTGGCCATGCCTCCTGCTGCACGCATCACGGACATGCACGTCTGCCCCAAGGTGGATCCGGGGCCGAAGCCCCACGTCGGCGGGCCGGTGATCTCGGGCGAGCCGACGGTGCTCATCGGCTTCATGCCGGCGGCGCGGGTCGGGGACAAACTCATCTGCATCGGGCCGCCCGACGCGGTGTCGCAAGGCGAGCCGACGGTGAAGATCGGGAACAAGGACGCGGCGCGGCGCGGGGATCCCACGGACCACGGGGGGAAGATCGTGCTCGGCTGCCCGACGGTGAACATCGGCTCGTCGACGCAGGCGGACGCGCTTCGCACGGACGAGCCGTTCTGCGAGGAGTGCGAGCGGGCGAAGCAGGAGCGCGACGCGGCGCGGAAGAACCGCGGCGAGAGCTGAGCGATGCAGCGGGCGATCGTCGAGCTTCGTTATGGTCCGGAGGGCGGCACGAAGAAGGTGCTCTCGCCCGGCGAGACCTTGCGCGTGGGGAGGAAGGCGAAGGCGCAATGGATCGTGTCCGACAAGCACATGTCGGGCGTCCATTTCGAGGTCGCCTACGACGGCGCGAAGGTCCTCGTGCGAGACCTGTCGAAGGGGACGGGGACGCTCGTCGGGGGGCAGAAGATCGCGGCGGCGGAGGAGCTCGTCCACGGGGGCTGGATCCGCGCGGGCGAGACCGATTTCATGGTGTACCTCGAGGCCGCGACGCCGCCGGACGAGGACGAGATGGACGTGCTGCTCGCGGCGGAGCCGGACGAGCTCGAGCCGCTGGAGGCGCAGTGGGTCGAGGAGAACCGCGCGCGGCTGCTCGGGGACAAACGCCGGAGGGCGGCGCGGGCGGCGGAGGCGCTCTCGCTGCTCCGCGCGGTGGAGGGTCCGCTCTACGTGGTGCTCGACGCGGCGCGGACGGACCGAATCCTGACGGTGGTGCGGGAGTCGGTGGATCGATATCGGTCGCTGTATGAAGGGTTCGACGGCGAGGCGCTGGAGGACGTGGCGCCGTACCTCGTGGAGATCGATCGCTCGTCCTCGTTGCTCGCGCGGCTCGTCGAGGAGGGCTGGGGGAACCGCTGGGGGATCTTCATCGTGTATCCGCGCAGCTTCAAGGAGCTCCGGCGGCACCTCCGGCGGTTCTTGATGGTGGCGGACGCCGAGACGCGGAAGAAGTATTATTTTCGTTTCTACGATCCGGTCGTCCTGCGCGAGTTCTTGCCGACGTGCACGCCGAAGCAGAAGGCGGAGCTCTTCGGGGAGATCCGCGCCTTCCTCGTCGAGGATCCTTTCGGGCACGTGGCGCGTTTTCCGGCGGAGGTCTCCTGATGTTGCTCGTCACGAAGGCCCAGCGACGAGACGCGGGGTATTCGGCGTTCCTGGATCGCATCGTGCGGCACATGAAGCTGCATTACTGGCGCGACGTGGGGCACTGGCCGCCGGAGACGCTGCGGCGGCGGGTCTCCCATTGCATCCAGAAGGGGCGCGAGCAGGGCTTTACTTACGAGCGGAGCCTCGCGATCTTCACGGCGAACATGATCCGCATCGATCCGCGGTTCTTCGAGCAGGAGGACATCGCGGCGCTGCTCGCCGACGCCGATCGGCCCGAGGAGGAGCGGCTCGAGGGGCTCGTGAAGGAGATCTCGCCCGACGCCTGGGCCGACGCCGGGGAGATGTGCGCCGACAAGAAGGAATACTGGTTCACGGTGGATCGCGAGATGACCGATCCGAGCGGCGAGGGGTGAGGCGATGAGCGGGAATGGACAAGGCGGCGGCAGGGTCGACTCGTTCCTCAAGGCGCTGGAGGCCATGGAGAATGGTCAGGGCTTGCCGCTGACGCCGCCGACCGGAGAGCAGGAGTGCCCCATCGGCCGCATCCGGATCGGCATCTTCTTCGACGGCACCGGCAACAACCTCTGGGTCGACGAGGCCCACGCGAACGAGACGCTGGGGCCGGACGGCGGCACGAATGGCCCGACGAACGTGGCGCGGCTCTTCCGGGCCTACCGCAAGCAGGGGATCGTGCTCGACAAGGCCTACCACCACGGCGTGGGCACCGATTTCGCCGGCATGATCCGCCGGAACCGGCCGAACATGGACGATCCGGCGGCCAAACCCTCGACGCCCGTGGTCCGCCGGAACATCGTCGGCATGACGATGGGCGCCGGCGGCAAGGCGCGTATCGACTGGGGCCTGCGCATCCTGGCCGAGTTCTTCAGCAACAACAACAAGTGGCGCATCAAGGAGAAGTATTTCGACGTCTGCGGCTTCAGCCGCGGCGCCGGCCTCGCGCGCGATTTCGTGAACCAGGTCCGCGCCCAGCGCGTCGCGAACCTGACGACGGAGACCTCGCCCGGGTTCTTCCGCCGAAACCCGGACGCGATCCCGTCGGCGCCGATCGAGCTCCATGGCACGGGCATCCGGGAGTTTCACGAGCCGATCGATCCGGACACGATCTACCCGAAGTTCATGGCGATCTTCGATACGGTCGAGATGTGGGGCCCGGGGACGGGGACGTTCCTGCCGGACGTCGATCACACGTACGTCGAGCATTGCGTCCACCTCGTGGCGGAGGACGAGTTCCGCACGCTCTTCCCGCTGACGAGCATCTTCATGGATCCGAACACCAAGCCGGGCCGGCAGTTCCCGGCGCAGGAGCGGCACAGGCAGCGGCGCCCGCAGCCCGACTCGCGTTATCAGGAGCCGCGCGATTACAAGAAGTGGATGCTCGAGGTCTGGTACCCCGGCTGCCACAGCGACGTCGGCGGCTCGTACCTGCCGCGCACGAACAAGAAGCACCACCTGCAGTTCATCACGCTCCGGGACATGCACAAGGCCATGGTGAAGGCCCAGGTCCCGATCGGGGCCGTCGAGCTGCCCTTCGACGGCATCATCCTGCGTCTGTACGAGGAGTATTGCGGGTTCCGGTCGAACAAGGACTGGGCGACCCACCTCGAGCAGCCGAGCAGCCAGTACGTCCACTGGTACGAGACGGACGAATACATGGCGCGGTTTTACGGGCCAGACCCGAACTGGACCGTGCCCTACCGCGGCATGAGCCCCGTCGTCGTGGGCCTCTCGCATGCGGGGGCCGGCATGCACGGCGCCTACGTGCCGCCGCCGGCGCCGACGCAACCGCGGTGGCCGGAACGCTTGCTCGCGATCACGTCGCGCGACTCGAACCCGTCCTACCAGCTCTTGCTCCGGCATTACATCCACGACTCCGCGACGGAGTCGCCGGGCTCCACGATCCTCGGCGAGGCGACGGACCGCCACGGGCGGCAACGGCTGCAACGCAAGGTCATCCCGGCGGGCGCGCAGCCGCAGTGGTCGCGCCAGGTCCCGGTCCGGAACGAGCACCGCCCGCCGCGGTCGACATTCTGACGCGAGGTCACGATGCCTTTCTTCGAATTGAGCTTCGATTGCGGTGAGTCCTCGCTCGTGGTGCGCCGCTTCTCGATCCACGAGGCGGTCTCCACGCCGTTCACGGCCTCGCTCTGGGTGCGCAGCGAGAACCCGGCCGTCGACATCGGCGCCATCGTCGGGCAGCCGGCGATCTTCAAGGTGCGCTCCGGCTACACGAACCTCACGGGCGGAGGCCTGCGCGTGTGGAGCGGGTACGTGAGCTACATGGAGCAGACGCACGCCGAGCACCGGCAGAACAAGGTGCTCTCGACGTACCATTTTCGCATCGTCCCGCACCTCTGGCTGCTCGATCAGCGCCGCAATCACCGCATCTTCCAGCACCTCTCGATCCCCGACATCGTCGACAAGATCCTCACGGAGTGGAACGTCCGGCGCGCGTGGAAGATCGATCGAGGGCAATACCCGAAGCACGAGTTCCGGGTGCAGTACGGCGAGACCGATTTCACGTTCATCAGCCGATTGCTCGAGGAGGCCGGCATCGCCTACACGTTCCCGGACGTGGACGACAACGGCTCGCTGCTCACGTTCAGCGACCTGCTCCACAAGAACCCGCCGCGCCCCGGGCCGCCCGTGCCTTACGAGCACAACCCGACGATGGAGGCCGAGCGCGAGTACGTCTCGAAGGTCTCCCTCGTGCGCGACGTGAGGCCGGGCGCGCTCGTCCTCCGCGATTACGACTTCCGCCGGCCCGATTACAAGCTCCTCGGCGAGGCGCCGAAGGCGAACGACGAGGCGCGGTTCGAGCAATACCATTACATCCCGGGCGGCATGTTCGTCGAGGCCGGGCGCGGGGGTGACACGCCGTTCGCGGACGACAAGGGCATCGCAAGGCACGATCAGCCGACCGGCGAGAAGCGGGCGACGCGCGCGCTCGAAGCGGCGCGGGCGGACCGCGGGGGGATCGCGTTCGAGAGCAACCTGAACGATCTCACGCCGGGCGTGGTGTTCCGCGTCGAACACCACCCGCACCCCGACCTCGCGCGGCCGCTGCTGACGACGGATACGATCCTCGAAGGGTCGGCGGAGGGCGAATGGCAGGTGCTCGGGCACGCGGTGTTCGCGGACGTGCCTTATCGGCCGCCGCTGGTCACGCCGCGCCCCGAGGTGCTCGGCGTGCAATCGGTGCGGGTCGTGGCGCCGCGAAACGGGACCGACCTCGACAACGCGGTCCACGTCGACGAATTCGGGCGCGTGCGCGTGCAGTTCCCCTGGGATCGCGAGGGCAACCTCGACGACGATAGCTCCTGCTGGATCCGGGTCGTGGAGGGCTGGGGCGGCGCGGGGTATGGCTGGCTCAACCTGCCGCGCGTGGGGCACGAGCTCCTGGTCACGTTCATCGACGGCGACCCCGATCGCCCCGTGCTCGCGGGCCGCGTCTACAACGCCGAGAAGCCGGTCCCGTACAAGCTGCCGGAGCACAAGACCGTCAGCGCTTGGAAGAGCCAGTCGATGCCGGCCCTCAATGGGTACAACGAGATCAAGTTCGAGGACCAGAAGGGCGAGGAGCTCTTTTACATGCAGGCGGAGAAGAACCTCCGCAAGCTCGTGAAGAACGACGAGATCGACACCGTGGGCCACGACCGCGACAAACTCGTGCAGGCCTGGGAGTTCGAGACCGTCGGCGGCAATCGCGTCCAGCACACCGAGAAGCAGCGGGACGAGATGAACGGGCGGCTGCAGCACATCCACATCAAGGGCGACCGCCGGCAGCTCGTGCGCAAGGACGAGAACGAATACAACTTCACGCACCGACGCCTGCTCGTCAAGAAAGACCTCGACGCGGTGGTCAAGGGCGAGAAGCGCGAGCGCACGGAGTGGGACCTCCACCTCCGCACGCAGCAGGACCGGAAGGACCGGACGGGCAAGGACCACTCGCTCTTCGTGTACCAGGAAAAACAGGAGAAGGTGGGCGGGAGTTATGCCCGGGAGGCGGGCAAGGAGATCCATTACCGGGCCGGCGAGAAGGCGTTCGCCGGGGCGCCCGACATCACGCTGAAGGGGCCCGGCGGGTTCATCCGGATCGACGGCAGCAACGTGACCATTTCGGGGACGAAGGTGGACATCAACGCCGGGGGCAGCCCGGGGCACGGGCACGGCGCGCGGCCGAGGGAGATCGTGAAAGCCGAGGAGGCCGTGCCGATCATCGGCGACGTCCACGTGCAGCCCGATTCGCCGGCGTTCGCGACGATGAAGGCGCTCTGGGACAAGCTCGTCGCGGACCTCGCGGTCAAGCCGGAGGACCTGAAATACGCGCAGCTCAAGCGAATCGAGGAGCTCAACGAGATCGCCGCGAATGCGGACATCGAGACGCGCGAGAATGGGCTCGTGCTCTGGTCGGGCAAGGGGCCGCCGGTCGCGGGCACGGTCGCGCAGGACCTCGCCCGAGAGCGCACGGCCGAGGGGATCCCGTCGATGACGCTCGAGCAGACGCCGGGCGGGATCGAGCTCGGTCACCTGGGGTCGCGCGATCCGTGGGAGAACACGGACGAGGCGTGGAGGATCGTCTCGAAGAGGCTCGCCACGCAGGCCTCGGGCGACGTGCACATCGTGCTCGGCATCGTGCCCATCCCGGAGGGGCGGATCGTGCGTGATGAAATCGAAATGCTCGCCAGCAACCCGAAGGTGACGTCGATCAACGTGCTGCAGATGGTGCCGAGCCCGACGGGCAAATACAAGGACGCGGGCGGCGCGACGTACGACCTCGAGCCCATCAGCATGCAGGAAGCGCTCGGGCTCGGTCCGCCGCCGCCGCCCGAACCCGAAGACGAAGGCGAAGAGGAGGCCGCGTCGTGACCCATTCACCCATGTTCCAGCGCTTCGTCGAGAGCGTCGCGGGCAAAGGAACGCAATGGCGGGAGGACGTCGACATGGAGGCGCTCCGCGCGCTCGAGGACGAGGAGCGGCGCGAGGCGGAGGAGCTCCTGATGCGCCGCCTCGACGACAACGACACGCGCGCGGCGCGGGCGCTCGCCGAGATCAAATGCCGCGGCGCCGTGGCCCCGATGCAAAAGGCTTATCCGAACGCGAAGGGCCGCATGAAGGTGGCCATCACGCTCGCGCTGCGCGACCTGGAGGTGGCGCCGGCCGATCCCATGATCGCCGAGATCCTTCGATCGGGGGACCTCGACGGAGGGGTGCCGGCGATCGCGGCGGCTCGCTCGATGAACACGCCGGAGATGGTGGACGCGCTCGCGTGGGCGGCCCTGCATCACCCGGATCCGAACGTGCGAAAGAGCGCGGGCTCGATCCTCATCTATCACTCGGGCGCAACGAACGACCCGCTCGCCTGGAAGCAGCGGCCGCTGTATTTGCCGCTCGGCTCGGAGGATCTCGCGGTCCGCCGGAGCGCGTTCCGGGAGATCTGCAAGATCGCGTCCTTCCCGCTGGAGCTCGCGGATACTTTGTAATCGCGGAGGAACGAGCATGTATCGTCTCACCGGATCGGTCGGGCAAGGCGGGCGCAACACGCACGACGACGTGCTTCTCGTCCAGAAGCAGCTCAACAAAAACGCGCATATCGCGTCCACGATCGGCGCCGTGCCCGAGACGGGGATCATGGACGAGGCGACGCTGCGCGCGATCCTCTCGTTCCAGCGCACGGTGGTGCGCCTCGGCTCCCCCGACGGGCGCGTCGATCCACACGGGCGGACCTGGCGCACGTTGCTCGGCGATCAGCCACAAGCGACGAACGTGGCCTTCGTGCAGCTCTCGGGGGAAAACGGGAATTTTTATCTGTACGAGCCGCAGGATCGGGTCTGGGGCACGCCCTCGACCATTCAATCGATCAAGAACGTCGCCGAGGTCTTGCGGCCGCACGGGTTCGAGATCGGGATCGGGGACATCAGCTTCCAGCAAGGCGGCCGGATGGCGCCGCACGGCTCGCACCGGCGCGGGACGGACGTCGACGTCCGCCCGGTGCGCGCAGACGGTCGGAGGGCGCCGGTGACGATCACGGATCCGAACTACAGCCACGAGCGGACGAAGCTGCTCGTGGAGGCGCTCCGCGCGGATCCGAACCTGAAGCTGATCCTGTTCAATGATTCGAAGATGCCCGGGGTGCGGCCCTGGGAAGGGCATCACAATCATTTGCACGTGCGGTTCGAGGAGTA from Polyangium spumosum includes these protein-coding regions:
- the tssI gene encoding type VI secretion system tip protein TssI/VgrG, producing MPFFELSFDCGESSLVVRRFSIHEAVSTPFTASLWVRSENPAVDIGAIVGQPAIFKVRSGYTNLTGGGLRVWSGYVSYMEQTHAEHRQNKVLSTYHFRIVPHLWLLDQRRNHRIFQHLSIPDIVDKILTEWNVRRAWKIDRGQYPKHEFRVQYGETDFTFISRLLEEAGIAYTFPDVDDNGSLLTFSDLLHKNPPRPGPPVPYEHNPTMEAEREYVSKVSLVRDVRPGALVLRDYDFRRPDYKLLGEAPKANDEARFEQYHYIPGGMFVEAGRGGDTPFADDKGIARHDQPTGEKRATRALEAARADRGGIAFESNLNDLTPGVVFRVEHHPHPDLARPLLTTDTILEGSAEGEWQVLGHAVFADVPYRPPLVTPRPEVLGVQSVRVVAPRNGTDLDNAVHVDEFGRVRVQFPWDREGNLDDDSSCWIRVVEGWGGAGYGWLNLPRVGHELLVTFIDGDPDRPVLAGRVYNAEKPVPYKLPEHKTVSAWKSQSMPALNGYNEIKFEDQKGEELFYMQAEKNLRKLVKNDEIDTVGHDRDKLVQAWEFETVGGNRVQHTEKQRDEMNGRLQHIHIKGDRRQLVRKDENEYNFTHRRLLVKKDLDAVVKGEKRERTEWDLHLRTQQDRKDRTGKDHSLFVYQEKQEKVGGSYAREAGKEIHYRAGEKAFAGAPDITLKGPGGFIRIDGSNVTISGTKVDINAGGSPGHGHGARPREIVKAEEAVPIIGDVHVQPDSPAFATMKALWDKLVADLAVKPEDLKYAQLKRIEELNEIAANADIETRENGLVLWSGKGPPVAGTVAQDLARERTAEGIPSMTLEQTPGGIELGHLGSRDPWENTDEAWRIVSKRLATQASGDVHIVLGIVPIPEGRIVRDEIEMLASNPKVTSINVLQMVPSPTGKYKDAGGATYDLEPISMQEALGLGPPPPPEPEDEGEEEAAS
- a CDS encoding penicillin-insensitive murein endopeptidase; its protein translation is MYRLTGSVGQGGRNTHDDVLLVQKQLNKNAHIASTIGAVPETGIMDEATLRAILSFQRTVVRLGSPDGRVDPHGRTWRTLLGDQPQATNVAFVQLSGENGNFYLYEPQDRVWGTPSTIQSIKNVAEVLRPHGFEIGIGDISFQQGGRMAPHGSHRRGTDVDVRPVRADGRRAPVTITDPNYSHERTKLLVEALRADPNLKLILFNDSKMPGVRPWEGHHNHLHVRFEE
- a CDS encoding PAAR domain-containing protein, with product MPPAARITDMHVCPKVDPGPKPHVGGPVISGEPTVLIGFMPAARVGDKLICIGPPDAVSQGEPTVKIGNKDAARRGDPTDHGGKIVLGCPTVNIGSSTQADALRTDEPFCEECERAKQERDAARKNRGES
- a CDS encoding type VI secretion system Vgr family protein — protein: MPILELKVASGADLSVRRFTVEESVSTLSTIAVWARCEDPDVDLEGIIGKDASLKIVHGVRFVAGLGSRTWKGVVTHVEQVHGVSPLPGQKAESTYFIRIAPKAWLLTQRRGHRIYQHLSIPDIVDKLLGEWGITPVWKIDRGTYPKLEYKVQYGESDYNFMSRLVEEAGIAFTFPDDQGTNITFHDKLEKGPKRGGLPISYVEEPNQESEKEFVTNVRLSHEVRPGLWTQRDHDFRRPSYELAQQSPRSPAPEDRYEQYVYQPGSFLSETGKADGNTPVADDKGVARHDEKHGKGRAEKALLGRRMGRRQVAVDTNCPDLAPGMIFNIGHHPHPEIGEGADLLVVDLRIEGSPQDEWSISARSVYTDVVYRPPMRTPKPKLNNVQSATVVGPPGQEIHVDEFGRVRVQFPWDREGTFDDNSSCWIRVSQGWAGTGYGMIVIPRIGQEVLVGFLDGDPDHPIITGRVFNATQVVPYELPKYKTRSTWKSNSSLGGNGFNEIMFEDLKTRELVWMQAEKNLRKYVKNDEIITIGHDRHKYVVRHEIESVSGTRVEVTSVDRIEITDKDRTLYVGGGSLKLVNGDEHEITDGNMKLLVQKDQDIVVRQMRRERVEKDSSLHVMGNRNERVDGTLSLTVDKNHYEKVVKNAALEVAKEIHLKAGSSIVIEAAKDLTLKGPGGFVRIDAKGVTIKGNLVRINSGGSAGTGSGAKPIVPDEAKLAVVDEPERPRPIDLRVEGIGQ
- a CDS encoding T6SS phospholipase effector Tle1-like catalytic domain-containing protein, with translation MSGNGQGGGRVDSFLKALEAMENGQGLPLTPPTGEQECPIGRIRIGIFFDGTGNNLWVDEAHANETLGPDGGTNGPTNVARLFRAYRKQGIVLDKAYHHGVGTDFAGMIRRNRPNMDDPAAKPSTPVVRRNIVGMTMGAGGKARIDWGLRILAEFFSNNNKWRIKEKYFDVCGFSRGAGLARDFVNQVRAQRVANLTTETSPGFFRRNPDAIPSAPIELHGTGIREFHEPIDPDTIYPKFMAIFDTVEMWGPGTGTFLPDVDHTYVEHCVHLVAEDEFRTLFPLTSIFMDPNTKPGRQFPAQERHRQRRPQPDSRYQEPRDYKKWMLEVWYPGCHSDVGGSYLPRTNKKHHLQFITLRDMHKAMVKAQVPIGAVELPFDGIILRLYEEYCGFRSNKDWATHLEQPSSQYVHWYETDEYMARFYGPDPNWTVPYRGMSPVVVGLSHAGAGMHGAYVPPPAPTQPRWPERLLAITSRDSNPSYQLLLRHYIHDSATESPGSTILGEATDRHGRQRLQRKVIPAGAQPQWSRQVPVRNEHRPPRSTF
- a CDS encoding HEAT repeat domain-containing protein → MTHSPMFQRFVESVAGKGTQWREDVDMEALRALEDEERREAEELLMRRLDDNDTRAARALAEIKCRGAVAPMQKAYPNAKGRMKVAITLALRDLEVAPADPMIAEILRSGDLDGGVPAIAAARSMNTPEMVDALAWAALHHPDPNVRKSAGSILIYHSGATNDPLAWKQRPLYLPLGSEDLAVRRSAFREICKIASFPLELADTL
- a CDS encoding DUF4123 domain-containing protein, with amino-acid sequence MQRAIVELRYGPEGGTKKVLSPGETLRVGRKAKAQWIVSDKHMSGVHFEVAYDGAKVLVRDLSKGTGTLVGGQKIAAAEELVHGGWIRAGETDFMVYLEAATPPDEDEMDVLLAAEPDELEPLEAQWVEENRARLLGDKRRRAARAAEALSLLRAVEGPLYVVLDAARTDRILTVVRESVDRYRSLYEGFDGEALEDVAPYLVEIDRSSSLLARLVEEGWGNRWGIFIVYPRSFKELRRHLRRFLMVADAETRKKYYFRFYDPVVLREFLPTCTPKQKAELFGEIRAFLVEDPFGHVARFPAEVS